From the Haladaptatus sp. DJG-WS-42 genome, the window GGTTCAAAGAGACCGGCGCACAGAATGCATATTTCCCGCTCTTTATCCCCGAGAGCTACCTCGAACGCGAGAAGGACATCGTCGAAGGCTTCGACCCGGAAGTCGCGTGGGTCACCCACGGCGGCCACAACGAACTCGAAGAACGCCTCGCCGTGCGGCCAACCAGTGAGTCCATCATCGCGCCGTACATGGCAAAGTGGGTCCGCAGCCACCGTGACCTCCCGCTTCGCCTGAACCAGTGGTGTTCGGTCGTCCGCTGGGAAGCGACGGACACGAAGCCGTTCTTCCGCACCAAGGAGTTCCTCTGGCAGGAAGGCCACACCGCCCACGAGAGCGAAGACGAAGCGTGGGACGAGACGATGACGCGCCTCGACCAGTACGAGCGTCTTTACACCGACGTGCTTGCCATTCCCGTCCTCAAGGGCCGGAAACCGGACCACGACAAGTTCCCAGGTGCGCACACCACCACGACGACCGAGGCGCTCATGCCCGACGGCAAGTCGGTGCAGGGTGCGACGAGCCACTACCTCGGCCAGAGCTTCGCCGAAGCATTCGACCTCACCTACACCGACGAAGACGAAGTCGAGCAGGTCGCCCACACCACGTCGTGGGGGCTGTCGTGGCGCGCACTCGGCGCGCTCATCATGACGCACTCAGACGACCAGGGGCTCATCGTCCCGCCGACCATCGCCCAAGAGCAGGTCGTCATCGTCCCCATCTGGAACGAGGACAACCGCGAGGAAGTGCTCGACTATGCACAGGCCATCGCCGACGAACTCGACGCGGGCGACATTCGTGTCGAACTCGACGACCGCGACGAGCGCAATCCCGGCTTCAAGTACAACGAGTGGGAACTGAAGGGCGTGCCACTGCGCATCGAAGTCGGCGGCTACGAGGTCGCAGACGAGGAAGTCACGCTGGTCCACCGTCCCGACGGCGAGAACGTCACCGAGGACAACGACGACGACCTCGTCGAAACCATCGAAGAACACCTCGACATCATCTACGACAAGCTCTACGCCACTGCAGAAGCGAACCTGCACGAAAACATCCGCGAGGCGGAAAACCGCAACGAAATCCTCGGCACGATTGGTCAGCACGGCGGCTACGTGAAGACCGCGTGGTGTGGCAACGAGTCGTGTGAGACGGAAATTAAGGATACCATCTCTGCGGAAATCGTCATGGTTCCTCTCGACCGGGACGAAGAACCAATCGGTGACACCTGCGCTATCTGTGGTGAAGCCGCCCACGAGACGGCATATTTCGCCAAATCGTACTGATTTGCGGCGATTTTCGGGACGTTTTCAGCTTTTTTCGCCTCGCACGCGACGCCTGCCCATGAGGAATTAGAACAATATAGTGGCATATATATCCAATTAAGTGAGTTAAACAGTCCCTTAGTCCTTGAGGGGTAACCTCTTATTGTCGAATGCACACGGATGGCACATGGCTAACCTCTCACCTGACAGCCGTGAGTCCCCACTGGTACGGGGCCTTGCGGACCCGACCGACGCCCGGGCAAACTGTGGCGTCGGCGTCGTTATGGACTTAGACGGCGGCGTAGACCATTCCGTCGTCGCAGATGGGGTCGAACTGCTCGTAAACTTAGAACATCGCGGCACCACCGGCGCAGAGGAGAACACGGGCGATGGCGCTGGCATCATGCTGCAGATTCCACACGACTTTTTTTCCGACGAGGTTGACGCACCTCTCGGCAACCCACGCACCTACGCCGTCGGCTCGCTCTTTTTGCCACAGGATGCTGACGCCCGCGACGCCGTCAAAGCCGTCGTCGAAGAGACCCTCGCAGACCAACGGTTGGACGTGCTCGCGTGGCGCGACGTACCCACCGATAACGCAGCTCTCGGCGCAACCGCGCTCGAAGCCGAGCCACACGTCGCTCACGTGTTCGTCAAACCATCTGCAGACATCTCAGACGACGCCTTCGACCGCCGCCTCTATGTCTCTCACCGCGCGGTCGAAAAAGCCGTTGCTGCCGCCGACATCGAGGGGAGCGACCGCTTCTATCTCTGCTCGCTCGACCGCAAAACGCTCGTCTACAAAGGGTTGTTAAAAGCAGACCAGCTCGCTGGCTACTTCCCCGACTTGGCAGACGACCGCGTCGCCTCTAACTTCGCGCTCGTCCACGCCCGCTTCTCGACGAACACGCTCGGTGCGTGGCACCTCGCCCACCCGTACCGCCGGATGATTCACAACGGCGAAATCAACACCATCCGCGGGAACATCAACTGGATGCGCGCCCGGGAGACCGACCTAGAAAGCGACGTACTCGACGCCGACCTCGACACGATTCGCCCCATCATCGCAGACGAGAATCAGAGCGACACGGCGTCCGTTGACAACGTTCTCGACCTCCTGCTCGCAGAGGGCCGCGAACTCCCCCACGCTCTTCGGATGCTCATCCCCGAGGCGTGGCGCAAGGTGGACATCGACGACGACCGCCGCGACTGGTACGACTTCCACGCTTCGCTCGTCGAACCGTGGGACGGTCCCGCGCTCGTCGCCGCGACCGACGGCGACCGCGTCGGCGCCGTCCTCGACCGCAACGGCCTGCGTCCGTGTCGCTACGACATCACGGGCGACAACCGCCTCATCATGGCTTCCGAGGTCGGCGCGCTCGAAACCGACCCATCGAACATCAAAGAGCGCGGCCGTCTCCAGCCCGGCCAGTTGTTCCTCGCAGACCCCGAGGAGGGCCGCGTCGTCCCGGACGACGAGGTGTTCGCAGACCTCATCGACCCAAAATACGGCCAGTGGGTCGCAGACCAGCAGGTTCGACTCGCAGACCTCAAACTCGGCGCTCCGGACGCAGCCACCACGGACGGACTCCGGAACAAGCAGGCGATGTTCGGCTACACGTACGACGAACTCGACAACCTGCTCGAACCGATGGCGAGCAAGGGGAAAGACCCCGTCGGCTCGATGGGCGACGACACGCCGCTGTCGGTGCTTTCTGACTACAATCGCCCGCTGTTTAGCTACTTCAAGCAACTGTTCGCCCAAGTGACGAACCCGCCGCTCGACTACATCCGCGAAGAACTGGTCACGTCGCTCGAATCGCGCATTGGCCACCAGCGCAACCTGCTCGCTGAGTCGCCAGAACACGCAAAGCAACTCGTCTGTGACTCGCCCATCCTCAAAGACGAGCACCTCGCGGCCATCCGCGACCTCAACACGCTGTCGGTGAAGACGATCGACGCCACTTACGACCCGGACACCGGCCTCGAAGCGGGGCTCGAAGCCGTCCGCGAGGCGGCCACCGACGCGGCCGCAGCACACGACATCGTCGTCCTCTCTGACAAAGCCGCAGACGAAACGCGCGTCCCGATTCCAAGCCTCTTGCTCACCTCGGGCGTCCACCACCACCTCGTGCGCAACGGGCTTCGCAACCACTGTGGCCTCGTCATCGAATCCGGTGACCCCCGCGAGGTACACCACATGGCGACGCTCGTCGGCTACGGCGCCGACGCCATCAACCCGTACCTCGCCTTCGAAACCATCGCAGACGTCGTCGCCGGCCCTGACGGCGCAGACCCTGTCGCAGCCATCGACGCCTACATCGGCGCGCTCGAAGACGGCCTGCTCAAAATCATGGCGAAGATGGGCATCTCGACGGTCGAAAGCTACCAAGGCGCCCAAATCTTCGAAGCCGTTGGCCTCGATTCCGGCTTCGTCGCCGAGTACTTCGAGGGCACCGAAAACCGCACCGAGGGCATCGGCATCGAGGAAATCGAAGCCGACCTGCTCGACCGTCATTCGACGGCGTTCACCGAGGAAGCCGACATGAAGCGCGTCGGCGAGTACGAACACCGCTCGACCGGGATTCACCACGGCTGGAACCCACAGTCCGTCGGCACGCTCCAGCAATCCGTACGCAGCGGCGACTATTCGCGCTACAAGGAGTTCGCGGCGATGATGAACGACCAGAACGAGCAACTCCAGACGCTTCGGGGCCTGCTCGAATTCGACGACAGCCGCGAGTCGATTCCACTCGAGGAGGTCGAATCCATCGAGTCCATCGTCAAACGCTTCTCGACGGCCGCAATGAGTCTCGGGTCGCTCTCGCCGGAAGCCCACGAGAACAACTCGATTGCGATGAACCGCCTCGGCGCGAAGTCGAACACCGGCGAGGGTGGCGAACCGCCAGAGCGCTTCGACACGGAAAAGGAGTGTAACGTCAAACAGGTCGCATCCGGCCGTTTCGGCGTCACGAGCCACTACCTCTCCTCTGCCGACGAACTGCAGATTAAGATGGCACAGGGCTCGAAGCCCGGCGAGGGTGGCCACCTGCCCGGTCAGAAGGTAAACGAGATGATTGCCCATGTCCGGTATGCGACGCCGGGCGTCGGTCTCATCTCCCCACCTCCACTCCACGACATCTACAGCATCGAGGATTTGAAACAGCTCATCCACGACCTGAAGGTCGCAAACGACACGGCCGACATCAACGTCAAACTCGTCTCCGAGGCGGGTATCGGCACGATTGCGGCGGGCGTCGCAAAGGCCAACGCAGACGTCGTACACATCAGTGGGCACTCGGGCGGGACGGGTGCGAGTCCGCGCACGTCCATCAAGAACGCTGGGCTGCCGTGGGAACTCGGGCTTGCAGAAGCCAACCAGATGCTCTGTCAGACCGGCCTCCGCTCGCGCATCCGCGTCACCGCAGACGGCGGGCTGAAGACGGGTCGCGACGTAGCCGTCGCCGCCTTACTCGGCGCAGAGGAGTACGTCTTCGGGACGGCGAGCCTCGTCACCTCCGGCTGTGTGATGGCCCGGCAGTGTCACAAAAACACCTGTCCGGTCGGCGTTGCCACCCAAGACGAGAACCTGCGCCGCCGGTTCCCCGGCGAGCCACAACACGTCATCAACTACATGACGTTCATCGCTGAGGAGCTTCGTGAGATCATGGCCGAGCTCGGCTTCCGGACGATAGAAGAGATGGTCGGTCGCGTCGAGGTGCTCAAACAGCGCACCGACGTGAAACAGCCAAAGGCGAAGAAGGTAGACCTCTCGTCGGTGCTCGCGCCGCTCGCAGGGGAGGTGCGGACGAAGACCGAAGCCCAGAACCACGACATCGACTCGCAACTCGACCACGCACTCATCAAGCAGGCGAAGCCCGCGCTCCAACGGCGCGAACCCGTCGTGCTCGAAAGCGAGATTACGAACGTCGACCGCGCGGTCGGCGCGATGCTCTCGAACCGCATCTCCAACAAGTTTGGGGGCGACGGCCTCGCAGACGATACCATCGCCATCGACTTCGAGGGGACGGCAGGCCAGTCCTTCGGCGCGTTCCTCGCCTCCGGCGTCACGATGCACCTGACCGGCATCGCAAACGACTACGTCGGCAAGGGGCTGTCGGGCGGGAAAATCGCCGTCCAGACGCCACCGACGGCGTCGTACAAGGCAGACGAGAACGTTCTCATCGGCAACGTCGCGTTCTACGGTGCGACCGAGGGCGAGGCGTATATCAACGGGATTGCAGGCGAGCGCTTCTGTGTGCGCAACTCCGGCGTGAAAGCCGTCGTTGAAGGCGTGGGCGACCACGGCTGTGAGTACATGACCGGCGGCGTCGCCGTCGTCCTCGGCGAGACGGGGAAGAACTTCGCCGCGGGCATGTCTGGCGGTGTGGCCTACGTCCTAGATGAGACCGACACGCTGGCAAAGAAGGCGAACACCGGGATGGTCACGCTCGACAACGACCTTGCAGAGCGCGACCGCCGCATGCTTCGTCGCCTCGTCGAGAATCACGCGGCCTACACCGACAGCGAGCGCGCCAAAGCGCTGCTCGCGAACTGGGAGGAGACGCTATCTTCGTTCGTGAAAGTGATGCCCGACGCCTACGCCGAGGTCATCGCAGAACACGATTCAGAGGACGTGCGCACGAAACTGCCGCGCGCCGCCTCGGAGTACGCGGAGGGGAATGCGGGAAACGGTATCGCGCTCTCTGACGACTGAACAGAGAGCGCCCCAGTTTTTCGACTGACCGCGTCCGCCAAAACTTTGCGCACCCGTCACTCAGCAACAGCCATGGACACAGCCCTCGTCATCGGCGGGACGCGGTTTATCGGCAAGTGGACGGTTCGAGAACTCCTTTCTCACGACTACGACGTGACCATCTTCAACCGCGGGAATCATGAGAACCCGTTTGGCGAGGAAGTCG encodes:
- the proS gene encoding proline--tRNA ligase, yielding MSGEQELGVTESKEHNPGDWYAEVVQKANLADYAPMGGFIVTKPRGYALWEGIQDNLDAWFKETGAQNAYFPLFIPESYLEREKDIVEGFDPEVAWVTHGGHNELEERLAVRPTSESIIAPYMAKWVRSHRDLPLRLNQWCSVVRWEATDTKPFFRTKEFLWQEGHTAHESEDEAWDETMTRLDQYERLYTDVLAIPVLKGRKPDHDKFPGAHTTTTTEALMPDGKSVQGATSHYLGQSFAEAFDLTYTDEDEVEQVAHTTSWGLSWRALGALIMTHSDDQGLIVPPTIAQEQVVIVPIWNEDNREEVLDYAQAIADELDAGDIRVELDDRDERNPGFKYNEWELKGVPLRIEVGGYEVADEEVTLVHRPDGENVTEDNDDDLVETIEEHLDIIYDKLYATAEANLHENIREAENRNEILGTIGQHGGYVKTAWCGNESCETEIKDTISAEIVMVPLDRDEEPIGDTCAICGEAAHETAYFAKSY
- the gltB gene encoding glutamate synthase large subunit, which produces MANLSPDSRESPLVRGLADPTDARANCGVGVVMDLDGGVDHSVVADGVELLVNLEHRGTTGAEENTGDGAGIMLQIPHDFFSDEVDAPLGNPRTYAVGSLFLPQDADARDAVKAVVEETLADQRLDVLAWRDVPTDNAALGATALEAEPHVAHVFVKPSADISDDAFDRRLYVSHRAVEKAVAAADIEGSDRFYLCSLDRKTLVYKGLLKADQLAGYFPDLADDRVASNFALVHARFSTNTLGAWHLAHPYRRMIHNGEINTIRGNINWMRARETDLESDVLDADLDTIRPIIADENQSDTASVDNVLDLLLAEGRELPHALRMLIPEAWRKVDIDDDRRDWYDFHASLVEPWDGPALVAATDGDRVGAVLDRNGLRPCRYDITGDNRLIMASEVGALETDPSNIKERGRLQPGQLFLADPEEGRVVPDDEVFADLIDPKYGQWVADQQVRLADLKLGAPDAATTDGLRNKQAMFGYTYDELDNLLEPMASKGKDPVGSMGDDTPLSVLSDYNRPLFSYFKQLFAQVTNPPLDYIREELVTSLESRIGHQRNLLAESPEHAKQLVCDSPILKDEHLAAIRDLNTLSVKTIDATYDPDTGLEAGLEAVREAATDAAAAHDIVVLSDKAADETRVPIPSLLLTSGVHHHLVRNGLRNHCGLVIESGDPREVHHMATLVGYGADAINPYLAFETIADVVAGPDGADPVAAIDAYIGALEDGLLKIMAKMGISTVESYQGAQIFEAVGLDSGFVAEYFEGTENRTEGIGIEEIEADLLDRHSTAFTEEADMKRVGEYEHRSTGIHHGWNPQSVGTLQQSVRSGDYSRYKEFAAMMNDQNEQLQTLRGLLEFDDSRESIPLEEVESIESIVKRFSTAAMSLGSLSPEAHENNSIAMNRLGAKSNTGEGGEPPERFDTEKECNVKQVASGRFGVTSHYLSSADELQIKMAQGSKPGEGGHLPGQKVNEMIAHVRYATPGVGLISPPPLHDIYSIEDLKQLIHDLKVANDTADINVKLVSEAGIGTIAAGVAKANADVVHISGHSGGTGASPRTSIKNAGLPWELGLAEANQMLCQTGLRSRIRVTADGGLKTGRDVAVAALLGAEEYVFGTASLVTSGCVMARQCHKNTCPVGVATQDENLRRRFPGEPQHVINYMTFIAEELREIMAELGFRTIEEMVGRVEVLKQRTDVKQPKAKKVDLSSVLAPLAGEVRTKTEAQNHDIDSQLDHALIKQAKPALQRREPVVLESEITNVDRAVGAMLSNRISNKFGGDGLADDTIAIDFEGTAGQSFGAFLASGVTMHLTGIANDYVGKGLSGGKIAVQTPPTASYKADENVLIGNVAFYGATEGEAYINGIAGERFCVRNSGVKAVVEGVGDHGCEYMTGGVAVVLGETGKNFAAGMSGGVAYVLDETDTLAKKANTGMVTLDNDLAERDRRMLRRLVENHAAYTDSERAKALLANWEETLSSFVKVMPDAYAEVIAEHDSEDVRTKLPRAASEYAEGNAGNGIALSDD